In the genome of Dermacentor silvarum isolate Dsil-2018 chromosome 1, BIME_Dsil_1.4, whole genome shotgun sequence, one region contains:
- the LOC119445975 gene encoding uncharacterized protein LOC119445975 produces the protein MEKLKAKRTSRRSLNSRIINEASALFRSDSATHEQLDSIYERLKANNNELNNINVELKSLITDEEFQAEYETVLEYEDNATRTLAELTSRRDRISSVTAHAAEGSTSATHTIASPSERTGAKLPKLTITPFSGDVCKWVELWEQFEQIVHNNASLTATEKFHYLRLFLKGDAASAVAGLPTTQECYKDAIDMLQKRFGDKTRQEQEYFARLHLTPVRSSGDTRALRQLYDHVLVNIRGLESLVVDRSPFSSMLCDIILRAVPRDVVVNYHRACAAQVESATADNAAGSSKLDGLLKLLSIELESLEKSDYKDSSVRDSGGQLTSNQPYRGRY, from the coding sequence ATGGAGAAGCTCAAGGCGAAGCGGACTTCCCGACGATCCTTGAACAGTCGGATCATCAACGAGGCAAGTGCCCTTTTTCGTAGCGACTCCGCAACGCATGAGCAGCTCGACTCCATCTACGAGAGGCTGAAGGCAAATAATAACGAACTAAACAATATAAATGTGGAACTAAAGAGCCTAATTACGGACGAAGAATTCCAAGCCGAGTACGAAACAGTCTTGGAATATGAGGACAACGCGACGCGTACCCTTGCTGAGCTGACGAGCAGGCGGGACCGCATTTCAAGTGTGACTGCGCACGCAGCCGAGGGTTCAACGTCGGCTACCCATACCATTGCGTCACCATCGGAAAGGACGGGAGCCAAGCTACCAAAACTCACGATCACTCCCTTCTCTGGAGATGTGTGTAAATGGGTGGAGTTATGGGAGCAATTTGAACAGATTGTTCACAACAATGCGAGTCTTACCGCCACTGAGAAGTTTCATTATTTGCGACTATTTCTCAAAGGAGACGCTGCTTCAGCGGTCGCGGGTCTTCCAACTACGCAAGAATGCTATAAGGACGCCATAGACATGCTGCAGAAGCGCTTCGGGGACAAGACGCGCCAGGAGCAGGAATACTTCGCAAGGTTACACCTGACTCCTGTTCGTTCATCTGGTGACACAAGAGCCCTCCGACAACTCTACGACCACGTACTCGTCAACATCCGAGGCCTAGAGTCATTGGTTGTGGACAGGTCACCGTTTTCGTCCATGCTCTGCGACATCATCCTTAGGGCGGTGCCCAGAGACGTCGTAGTTAACTACCATCGTGCATGCGCTGCGCAAGTCGAGAGTGCTACCGCGGACAATGCTGCTGGTTCTTCGAAACTAGACGGTCTACTCAAACTCCTTTCGATCGAACTGGAAAGCCTGGAGAAGAGTGACTATAAGGACAgcagcgtgcgagacagcggcggTCAACTTACATCAAACCAGCCATACCGCGGTCGCTACTAG